The following proteins come from a genomic window of Synergistaceae bacterium:
- a CDS encoding DUF2922 domain-containing protein, translated as MADLRLTFDGGQGKKLAMTFSNANPATPAGSVKALIAKILANKEIFSEEPGNILNADFVTTTVTPVNLS; from the coding sequence ATGGCTGATTTGAGACTGACCTTCGACGGTGGACAGGGGAAAAAACTTGCCATGACTTTTTCCAACGCAAACCCCGCAACGCCCGCCGGCAGCGTCAAGGCCCTGATCGCGAAGATTCTCGCGAACAAGGAGATTTTCTCCGAGGAGCCGGGCAATATTCTCAACGCGGATTTTGTCACCACCACGGTCACCCCCGTCAACCTCAGCTGA
- a CDS encoding YvrJ family protein has protein sequence METFTQTLLQNGFSVAVAAFLLLRMENELRALRGAIDRLRYCQNCCFSPIAAAGLVRNAGENFEGMTGKGGVPEKAEKGRLIVREGIKSVS, from the coding sequence ATGGAAACCTTCACTCAGACCCTCCTGCAGAACGGGTTTTCTGTTGCGGTGGCGGCGTTTCTGCTGCTGAGAATGGAAAACGAGCTGCGGGCGCTTCGAGGAGCCATAGATCGTCTGCGATACTGTCAGAACTGCTGTTTTTCTCCCATAGCGGCGGCAGGGCTCGTCAGAAACGCCGGAGAAAACTTCGAAGGTATGACCGGAAAGGGAGGTGTGCCTGAAAAAGCTGAAAAGGGAAGATTGATTGTCAGGGAAGGGATAAAAAGTGTCTCATGA
- a CDS encoding type II toxin-antitoxin system HicB family antitoxin, translating into MDTTDMMMMDITVEEYMQKPWSYVVRPLKDEVGPYFHASVVELEGCQGAGETFREACESLWSSMASWFEKKLAAGDSLPEPSQPGEPCENFRVDLPKSLHSRLILEAKQEGVSLGSYALYKLSR; encoded by the coding sequence ATGGATACAACAGATATGATGATGATGGATATAACGGTGGAGGAGTACATGCAGAAACCCTGGAGCTACGTCGTTCGCCCCCTCAAAGATGAAGTGGGACCCTATTTTCACGCGTCGGTGGTGGAGCTGGAGGGCTGTCAGGGCGCCGGAGAGACCTTCAGAGAGGCCTGTGAGAGCCTCTGGAGCTCCATGGCTTCCTGGTTCGAAAAGAAGCTGGCCGCCGGCGATTCTCTGCCCGAGCCGTCTCAACCCGGGGAGCCCTGCGAAAATTTTCGGGTGGACCTGCCCAAATCCCTGCATTCCCGCCTGATTCTGGAGGCAAAACAGGAAGGCGTCTCCCTCGGCTCCTACGCCCTCTACAAACTGAGCCGCTGA